The following is a genomic window from Hydrogenobaculum sp. Y04AAS1.
CACTATACTGCCGATATTTATACTCTTTTGATCTCCGTTTAATATGTTGATAGCTTCTACGTCAAATTTTTCTTCCTTGTCTTTGGTCCTATACTTATCAAAATCATAGTTTCCTAATAATAGCCCTTCTGTAATAGCTCTTGAATATCTTGTATCAGCTATTAACACAGCCTTAGATACTTTATCTTTTTTTAGTTTTGCACTTGCTTTTGCTGCCACTTCTCTATACACATCCTCTGTAATCTTATCTGGCTCTCCCAAGGAAAAAATATAAACAATAGGATCTATAAGTTTAATAAACTCTCCCTTTTTACCTTTAAACCTTTCCACTTCCATTGTTTTTTCTATAGTTGTTTTTAGGCTTTTAAAATTTTTAATATGTTTTTCTAAAAGCTTCAAAGAAGTACCTTCTATTAGGAAAACTTTTACATCTTCTGGTTTTACGCTTTTAACAGAGTTTACAAACATAACCTTGCCATTAAAACCAAACCTGAGATGCCGGCTTGGGCTGAGGTATTTCTATCCCGCCATTATAGTGTGTCCATGCCTCAGCAGGCGGTATTTGGACTATATACATATATTATGCACTAAGTTTAAGCTGATGGCTTAAGACTTTTTTCATGTTTTTTAAAGCTTGTCTTATACGCTTTTCATTTTCTACCAAAGCAAACCTAACATATCCTTCTCCCATTTCGCCAAAACCCACCCCGGGAGATACAGCCACTTTAGCTTCTTTTAGTAAGTACATTGAAAAATCCAAAGAATTCATATTAAGAGAAGAAGGTATCTTGGCCCAGACAAACATACCAGCTTTTGGCGGTTTTACATGCCATCCCATATCGTTTAGACCTTTTATCAACACATCCCTTCTTTTTTTATAAATATCCCTATTTTTTTCTACAAAAGAGTAATCTCCATCCAAAGCTTTTATAGAAGCCACTTGAATAGGTGTAAAAAGACCATAGTCTAAGTAGCTTTTAAGATGAACAAGGTTCTTGACAAGTATTTCGTTGCCTACCATAAAAGCTACCCGCCAACCAGCCATTGAAAAGCCCTTAGACATCGAGTAAAGCTCTACAGCTATATCTTTGGCCCCTTCCACTTGGAGGATAGAAGGAGGTGTATATCCATCATAACCAAGATCAGCATAAGCAAAGTCGTGTATAAGCCATATATCTCTTGATTTTGCAAAAGCTACAACCTCTTTGAAAAACTCAAGACTAACAGTAGCCGTTGTGGGATTATGGGGAAAGTTAAGCACTATAGCTACCGGCTTTTTTAAACTATTTTTAACTAAATTAAAAAGATTTTCAAGGTATTTGTTTTCAAAATCTTCTGAATCTGGTTCTTCTATATTTATGCTTATGACGTTACCTCCACTTATAATGGGTGCATAATAGTGTATAGGGTATGTGGGATTGCTTACTACTATACTGTCCCCTGGCGATAACATAGCAAGCATAAGATGAGAATAACCTTCTTTTGCCCCCATTGTCATTACAACTTCTCTATCTTTGTCTAAATCTACATCGTATCTTTTTTTATAAAAACTCGCTATTGCCCTTCTTAGACCTGGTATACCTTTTGATGCCGAATAACCATGCACATCTGGCTTTTTGGCAGTCTCACAGAGTTTTTCTATAACATCTTGATTTGGGGGTAAATCTGGGTTTCCCATACCCAAGTCTATAACGTCTTCATTGTTTTTTCTCATGTTTGTTTTTAACTCGTTTACCACAGCGAACACATATGGCGGTAAACTTTTAATACGCGGAAACATCCAATTATCCATCCTCGTTCTCCTCTTCTAACTCTTTGCATCTTATGCACATACTTGTGACGGGTCTTGCTTTTAACCTTTCGTAAGGTATTTCTGCTCCGCATACTTCACAATACCCGTATGTACCATTCTCTATCCTAGCCAGCGTATATTCAATCTTTTTAAGTAATTTCGTTTCTCTATCAGTAGTCCTATATCTTAAAAGCCTAGAACCTTCAAGGCCTCCTCTATCTAGCTCGTCCCCGCCTGAAAAAGTAACGTCTTCTACATCGTCTATTTGTTTTTCAAGTCTTTCTATTATCATATTTTTTTGCTCTATTAGCATATTTTTAAGTTCATTCAACTGCTCTTCTGTCAGCATATATAATAATATAATGTATTTTTATCTAAAAAGCTATTAAATTTGTTCACGAATAAGCATGTCTTTTTCTTCATTTTCTACAACTTTATCAGTATAATCAAACATTTCTCCACTTAGATTCTCTAGCTTATTTAACATATCTAAAAGCTGTTCTTTATAATTAAATAGATCCTCACCTTTGTTTATTTTAGACACAATATCATAAACAAGATTATGAAATTCCTTATGAAGCTCACCGATGATATTAAAGTCGTTATACTTTCTAAATCTATTTGCATTTTCTGAGTTATACCATAGACCGCATTCACAGCTGTTTTCATCTTTATAATCAAAAGTTAGTTTGTTGATGTATACCGATGTAAAGGTTTGATGTTTGAAGATTATATGGCTTATCTTTTTAGAAAGCATACCGGCTACGTCTGATAAATATAAAACAAGGTTTGCGCTATATTCAGCGGATTTATCAAATTCTTCTATCACATCTTTTAATTTATCTATTGACTTTGTAGAAAGTGATGCACTTTTTATCATCTCATCAATGCGGCTGCTAGCTTCTTTATTATACACTTGAAGTTCTGTAATAACTTTTGCAATATCATCCGTAGCTTTCTGAGTTTTTGTGGAGAGTTTTCTTACTTCATCCGCTACCACCGCAAAGCCTCTTCCCTGTTCACCAGCACGGGCTGCTTCTATGGCAGCATTTAAAGACAGCATATTTGTTTGGTCGGCAATCTCTCTTATAACACTCAATATCTTGGTTATACTTTCTGTTTTAGATACAAGAGTCTGTATGGAGTCATTTGAATTTTTAATATCTTCTAAAATATTTTGTAAATCCTTTACCACATCCTCTACATCTTTAGTGGCGTCTTTTGACAGCTGAGAGGTCTGGGCACTTTGATCTTTTATTACGTTTAACTTATTAAATATATTCTTTATATCTTTTTCTATTAACTTTAGGTTAGAAGATATTCCTCCACCTATTTTAGAAAGTTGTTGAGAAAAGTTTGCTCTTTCCATAAATCTTTCGTTTTCTTCTATTAAATTTAAAAGCTCTTTAAACCCCTTGGCTACCTCAGAAAAACTACCTTTGAATATAGACTCATCTATTTTTACATCGGTATTTTTACTAGATGCGGCTTTTATTATATTTGTTAAATCTACGATAAAGCTTTCTATTTGATTTAGTAAATTGTTAACGCTTTCTCTTAAGAGCTCTAATTCTCCAGCATCATGAGTGGTTATTCTATTTGTTAGCTCACCATTAGAAGCTTCTTTTAATACGTTGGCAGTGTCTTTTATAAACGATTGGACTTTCCTTATATTTACAAAAATAAACCATGCTGCTAAGAAGTTAAAAATATTTAAAACCCTTGCTACATCAAATAAACCATATTGGTAAATCTCTACTATCAAAGATATAGCAAATATTACTATAGATAGTATGTTAGCATACTGAATCTTTTCAAGCGATGATAACCTTTTCATAAAAATATTATATCATAAAAAATTTTACTTTCCTAAAGTAGGAAACGCTAACTGTATTCCTTTTATAATAAACTGCATAGCCAAAGACATCAGAAGTATCCCCATAAGCCTTGATAAGATGTTTATACCAATTTTACCAAGTATTTTGACTATTTTATCTACGCTTTTAAAAACTAAAAACACTCCTATACAGGCCACTAAAATACTCAAAATCAACAAGACATGGTAAAATACGCTACGGTAAGAGGACGCTATTGTTATAACAGTACTAATAGCACCAGGTCCTGCTAAGAGTGGTATCGCTATGGGTACTATAGCTATATTTTCTTTTTGTTCAGCCTCTTCAAGCTCTTGATTGGAAGCCCTTTCTCTATGGGGCTGGCCAAATATCATATTTATAGATACAAACGATAGTATGATACCACCGCCTATTTGAAAAGCTCCAAGACCTATACCAAATATTTCGAACAAAAGATCGCCAAACAACACAAAAAATATCAAAGTAAGACCCGCGTATATGGAAGATGTTCTTATTACATAAGATCTATCCTCCTTTGTATAGCCTTTTGTGAGGCTTACAAGCACCGGCAAAGCACCAAAGGGATTTAGGATAGCAAAAATAGATATGCTAAATTTTATTATAAAATAAATTATGTCAATTGCCTGCTTTCTGTCCATTTTAGTTTATTGTAAGCTATTATATGTAAAAACATAAGTATAAGATAGGTAAACGCCATTTTTGTATAAGTAGAAGAAACATTTATATGTAAATGGTGTATCGGCAAATATTTTATTAAAAGCAAAGTATAAACAACATCCAACAAGAGTACTGCTAAAAACAGCTTTTTGTTCATTTTCCTCAAAAACATCGCTATCGCAAAAATGGGAAATATGTATATGTAAGGATGGTATTTTACTACAAAATCAAAAAAAACATCGGCTTTTCTAACACTTACTAAGATACTAAGTACAAGCCCCACCATACTGTATAGTATACCCATTGGATAAAACTTGTTGGTTTTTCCTTTTAGGCTTTTAACGTGAATAAAAATAAGTAAAACAGGTATCACATACAAAAGCAAAAACAGATATCCCGTATCGTAAGATGACACCTTGATGTAATTTATAACATCATGTCTTATACTCTTTGTAAAAGCCTCAAACAAGGCAAATATTGAAAACAACATGGATATAGCCGGGATGATATATACTTTAGGTTTCATTGTTTTGTCCTTTTTTAGAAAGTAAATAATAAAACGTTGGTACATAAACCAAGCTTAAAAACGTACCTAAAAGAAGTCCACCTATAGCCACTGCTGCCAAAGGAGCAAGTCTTTCAAGTCCTATAGCCCATTCTAAGGCTATTGGTATCATACCCACTGCTGTACCAAAGGCTGTCATCAAAACAGGCCTTGTCCTTAGTCTTATACTTTCTGATATGGCTTGTTTTAAATCCATACCCTCTTTTTGACGCTCTTGGATAAAATCTATAAGAAGCATTGAGTTTTTAACTATTATGCTTCCTAAAAGCACAAAACCCATAATAGCTGGCAATGAGCCATGTTTATCCATAATAAGAAGTGCCCAAGCACCGCCTATTGCACCAAGAGGTATTGCAAGTATGATAGCAAGAGGGGATCTCCAAGAACCAAACACAGGCACAAGCACCAGATAAAGAAGCACTATGCCTATACCTATGGCTTTTGCCATTCTACCCATAGAATCGCTCATCATGGATATATCTCCCGTTTGTTCCATTTTTACATCTGGTGGGAGTTTTATGTGTAGTTTCTTAAATTCTCTGTCAAAACTATCCATTATATGAGTGATTGGATATGTAGATCTATAACCATAAAGATCAAGGGTATATTCCATAGCTTGTCTTGTGATAACGGTGGGTTGATGACTTACTACAAAATGTCCAAAAGCTTCCAATGGTATAAATCCATCTGGTGTTTTTATAGGATAAGTTTTAAACTTAAAAAGCTTGTCCCTATCTTGAGGATAGGATATAACCCTTATGAGATATCCAGTTTGATTTGGTATTGTGAAAACAGATGAAACCACACCGCTAAGCCCTTGAGCCACCTGCGATGCTACGGCAAAAGGAGTAGTATGATAAAATGCACATTTTTGCTTATCTATCTTAAAATCATATTCCAAAGCGTTCATATCCCAAGATCTTGAGTAGGATTTTAGACCTTTGGTATGGGCAAGTACTTTCATAATCTCATTACCCGATTCGTTTAGAGCGCTCAAAGATGGGCTAAAAAGTGTTACATCGAGGTTAGCGGTTATAGAAGAAACTGCTGTAGCGCCATAATCATAAACATCCGCATACTCAACATCCGGAAGCGTATGTATAAAATTTCTTATCTCATCTTCAAGTTGCCACAAAGTTTTTGTCCTTTTGAAGCGATTTATAAAATGAATAGTCATTGAAGCTTGGTAAGGCGTACCACCACCCACTGTAAAAACACCTGGTTCTGTACCTATGGCTATGGATGTGGTTTTTGTAACGTATCTGCCGTCTGATTTTAAGCTATATATGTATTTTTCTATCTTGGCGGTTTCTTCATCTACTTTGTATATAGATGTGTTTGGATAAAATGTTACTTTTGCTAGAGCAATACCAGTATCCATAGGCGGCATAAGATCTCTTCCTTCTAAAGGTAAGATATCTCTTAAACTTACAACAAAAAGAAGCACTCCCAAAATCATAAAAACCCTCATAGCCATTTTGTTGTTTATCATAAGAGCGTTCCAGCTTATATAAAAGCTTTTAAGAGGGTTTAGTATTTTTTCTACAACGTTGTTTATAAATGTCTCAAAGGGTAGTTTTTTACCTTCAGATTTTAAAAACCTAATACTAACAATAGGTATAAACGTTATAGAAACAATATAAGAAACAAGCACCGCTATTATAAGCGTTCCAGCCAAAGGTCTAAATATACGTTCAGGATAGCTTCCTACAAACAAAAGTGGCAAAAGCACTATAGACGTAGCCAAAGTCCCGGCAAACACCACAAGCATAACCTCTTTGGTACCATCGATTGCCGCTTGTATTGGGCCTTTATTAAGCTCTACATAATGCCTTTCTATATTTTCAAGTATAACTATAGCATCATCTACAAGCATGCCAAGTGCAAGGATTATAGCTGTAAGGGTAACTAAGTTAAA
Proteins encoded in this region:
- a CDS encoding efflux RND transporter permease subunit, yielding MINYYIKKPHVVFATLIVALFLGIVGYFELPRDLFPPSNRPQVAVVTIEPGASSKYVADHVSSVIERELYTIDGVRRVFSASQDGLSVVTAEFHYGKSIGQAETDVANSITKIRSLLPSDIQEPAIYPITSYTPPVVVLGVWPKKGANLSLADVRYIADNYLKPSLLRTGVVSNVDVFGGYQKEIDVEIDPIKLASYHLSVSDVIDAVKFANKDVPMGIILNKNSQYVFKLKTEAKSLNQIENIYITPNIALKDIATVKYAIQDPRSMYRANRHQAIALAIQRPYGGAALTTIDAVYKLLPKLRNEFPELNIQVADSQKRLIELSNDNMFEALRDAIIFTSLVIFIFLADLRMTLISAMSIPFVYAGTIGIMWILGIEFNLVTLTAIILALGMLVDDAIVILENIERHYVELNKGPIQAAIDGTKEVMLVVFAGTLATSIVLLPLLFVGSYPERIFRPLAGTLIIAVLVSYIVSITFIPIVSIRFLKSEGKKLPFETFINNVVEKILNPLKSFYISWNALMINNKMAMRVFMILGVLLFVVSLRDILPLEGRDLMPPMDTGIALAKVTFYPNTSIYKVDEETAKIEKYIYSLKSDGRYVTKTTSIAIGTEPGVFTVGGGTPYQASMTIHFINRFKRTKTLWQLEDEIRNFIHTLPDVEYADVYDYGATAVSSITANLDVTLFSPSLSALNESGNEIMKVLAHTKGLKSYSRSWDMNALEYDFKIDKQKCAFYHTTPFAVASQVAQGLSGVVSSVFTIPNQTGYLIRVISYPQDRDKLFKFKTYPIKTPDGFIPLEAFGHFVVSHQPTVITRQAMEYTLDLYGYRSTYPITHIMDSFDREFKKLHIKLPPDVKMEQTGDISMMSDSMGRMAKAIGIGIVLLYLVLVPVFGSWRSPLAIILAIPLGAIGGAWALLIMDKHGSLPAIMGFVLLGSIIVKNSMLLIDFIQERQKEGMDLKQAISESIRLRTRPVLMTAFGTAVGMIPIALEWAIGLERLAPLAAVAIGGLLLGTFLSLVYVPTFYYLLSKKGQNNET
- a CDS encoding MarC family protein; its protein translation is MDRKQAIDIIYFIIKFSISIFAILNPFGALPVLVSLTKGYTKEDRSYVIRTSSIYAGLTLIFFVLFGDLLFEIFGIGLGAFQIGGGIILSFVSINMIFGQPHRERASNQELEEAEQKENIAIVPIAIPLLAGPGAISTVITIASSYRSVFYHVLLILSILVACIGVFLVFKSVDKIVKILGKIGINILSRLMGILLMSLAMQFIIKGIQLAFPTLGK
- a CDS encoding aminotransferase class I/II-fold pyridoxal phosphate-dependent enzyme is translated as MDNWMFPRIKSLPPYVFAVVNELKTNMRKNNEDVIDLGMGNPDLPPNQDVIEKLCETAKKPDVHGYSASKGIPGLRRAIASFYKKRYDVDLDKDREVVMTMGAKEGYSHLMLAMLSPGDSIVVSNPTYPIHYYAPIISGGNVISINIEEPDSEDFENKYLENLFNLVKNSLKKPVAIVLNFPHNPTTATVSLEFFKEVVAFAKSRDIWLIHDFAYADLGYDGYTPPSILQVEGAKDIAVELYSMSKGFSMAGWRVAFMVGNEILVKNLVHLKSYLDYGLFTPIQVASIKALDGDYSFVEKNRDIYKKRRDVLIKGLNDMGWHVKPPKAGMFVWAKIPSSLNMNSLDFSMYLLKEAKVAVSPGVGFGEMGEGYVRFALVENEKRIRQALKNMKKVLSHQLKLSA
- a CDS encoding methyl-accepting chemotaxis protein codes for the protein MKRLSSLEKIQYANILSIVIFAISLIVEIYQYGLFDVARVLNIFNFLAAWFIFVNIRKVQSFIKDTANVLKEASNGELTNRITTHDAGELELLRESVNNLLNQIESFIVDLTNIIKAASSKNTDVKIDESIFKGSFSEVAKGFKELLNLIEENERFMERANFSQQLSKIGGGISSNLKLIEKDIKNIFNKLNVIKDQSAQTSQLSKDATKDVEDVVKDLQNILEDIKNSNDSIQTLVSKTESITKILSVIREIADQTNMLSLNAAIEAARAGEQGRGFAVVADEVRKLSTKTQKATDDIAKVITELQVYNKEASSRIDEMIKSASLSTKSIDKLKDVIEEFDKSAEYSANLVLYLSDVAGMLSKKISHIIFKHQTFTSVYINKLTFDYKDENSCECGLWYNSENANRFRKYNDFNIIGELHKEFHNLVYDIVSKINKGEDLFNYKEQLLDMLNKLENLSGEMFDYTDKVVENEEKDMLIREQI
- a CDS encoding TraR/DksA C4-type zinc finger protein, which produces MLTEEQLNELKNMLIEQKNMIIERLEKQIDDVEDVTFSGGDELDRGGLEGSRLLRYRTTDRETKLLKKIEYTLARIENGTYGYCEVCGAEIPYERLKARPVTSMCIRCKELEEENEDG